The proteins below are encoded in one region of Apium graveolens cultivar Ventura chromosome 4, ASM990537v1, whole genome shotgun sequence:
- the LOC141716898 gene encoding transcription factor bHLH25-like: MPQQIFDFSSNMSEASIYKRCHAAVCGIQEMRIEDSVEHKSPVQVQEHVVAERKRRQKLNKLFIGLSANIPGLKKLDKASILKDAVEYIKRLQERSKALEEESKQLGKPPHSKKMRMAEDSNKSDYQSSALISDIKARICDGEILIRIHWKKPKQMTLKLLGEFEKLHLTVINCSVIPFDESHDITIIAQGDDECDTPKKELMEKVKSAVLKLM, translated from the exons ATGCCTCAACAAATATTTGACTTCTCAAGCAACATGTCAGAAGCTTCAATATATAAGCGTTGTCATGCAGCTGTATGTGGTATTCAGGAGATGAGAATAGAAGATAGTGTCGAACATAAGAGTCCTGTACAAGTTCAAGAGCATGTTGTGGCGGAAAGAAAGAGGAGGCAGAAGTTGAATAAGCTTTTCATAGGCCTTTCAGCTAACATACCGGGCTTAAAGAAG TTGGATAAGGCGTCAATCCTAAAAGAcgctgtagaatacataaaacgACTTCAGGAACGTTCGAAGGCACTTGAGGAGGAAAGCAAGCAGCTAGGAAAACCACCGCATTCCAAAAAGATGAGGATGGCTGAAGATTCTAATAAAAGTGACTACCAATCGAGTGCATTGATCTCCGATATCAAAGCAAGAATTTGTGACGGGGAGATACTTATAAGAATACACTGGAAGAAGCCCAAACAAATGACACTTAAGTTACTAGGTGAATTTGAGAAGCTTCACTTGACTGTCATCAATTGCAGTGTCATTCCATTTGATGAAAGTCACGACATAACCATTATTGCTCAG GGAGACGATGAGTGCGACACTCCGAAGAAAGAGCTCATGGAAAAGGTAAAATCAGCTGTTCTAAAGCTCATGTGA